The genomic window AGGCCCTTCACGAGGCGGGCGGAGTGCTGATGTACGGCATTCCCGAGTTCAGGCTGCCCAAGGACATCCTCAAAACCGAGCTGGAGAAGCTCGAGAAGCTCGGTGTTGAGGTGAAGACCAACTACATAGTTGGCAAGACGGTTACCATCGAGGAGCTCCTTCAGGAGTACGACGCGGTCTTCATAGGCACCGGGGCTGGAACTCCAAAACTGCTCAACATACCCGGAATACTCCTCGACAGGATATACAGCGCCAACGAGTTCCTCACGCGCGTGAACCTCATGAAGGCCTACAAGTTCCCCGAGTACGACACTCCGATAGCGATAGGGAAGAAGACCATAGTCATAGGCGCCGGGAACACGGCCATGGACGCGGCACGCTCCGCGCTCAGGCTCGGCTCCGAGGTCACGATAGCTTACCGTCGCGGGAGGGAGGACATGACGGCCAGGATTGAGGAAATCCATCACGCCGAGGAGGAGGGGGTTAAGTTCGAGTTCTTCCTCACACCGGTTGAGTTCATCGGCGATGAGAACGGCAAGATCAAGGCGGTTAAGTTCGAGAAGATGCGCCCGCTCGAGGAGAGGGACAAGCGCGGAAAGAGAAAGATAGTCGGAACCGGGGAATACGTGACCCTCGAGGCAGATACAGTCATCATAGCGATTGGTCTGGAGCCCAACAGAATACTGGTTGAGGCCAGCGGTTTTAAGGCCAACCCGGACGGAACGCTGATCGTCGACGAGAACCTCATGACCAGCATACCCGGTGTCTTCGCCGGCGGAGATGCAATAAGGGGAGAGGCAACGGTTATACTGGCGATGGGAGACGGAAAGAAGGCTGCGAAGGCAATAGATGCCTACATCAAGCAGAAGAAGGCAAATGCCTGACCCTTTCTTTTTCTCGCCCCCTACCACTGCCTTTTTCTATCCCCGACGAAGAACTTCATGAAGCCCGAGAAGTCCTCGCCGCGGAAGGCCGCGTAGAGATTCTGGGTCTCCTCCGGAGTGAGCCACTCGATCCTCTCTGGAATTCCCTCCTCAAGGAGGTAGAGTATCTCGTCCCCCTTCCTGGCAACGTCGAGGGTGTAGATTTTTTTCCCGTGCTTCCTGGCCAGCTCGATCTCCCTGACGACCAGGGAGGTGAACTTGCCGACTATGGCTATCGCCACGAATATCTCCGCCTCTGGAATCAGGTGGTCGGTTGTTCTGAGGCCGTAGTCTGAGGGGATTACAAAGTTGTTGGAGCCGAACTTTTCCTCGAGTATCTCAAGAATGGCCTTCTCGGTGTGGGTGTGGTACAGTATCGTGGGCTCGCTCAGGTAGACGAGCGGGCCGTAGGTTTCGCGCTTCTTTTTCTTGAGGAATCCAAGCATGGAACCACCTCAGGTGGGGATAATGTCATCATCTTGGCATCAGGAGGGATGACACTCATCATCGGCAGTACAGAGACGGTCATCTCGTCGCCCTATTCGGGCAAAACTCCCCGAGTTGGGGATTTCAAATCATCGGAAGTGGCCACCATCATCGGAAGTGTTTTTGTGGTCGCAGTTCTTAAACCTTCTGTAATTCCCGGTTGGTAAAATGGGAGCCCCTGTGGGTAGACCAGAACCCCCAATGATTGTGTCATCGGAAGCACCCCTTAATTATATCTCATCTTGGTCTCCTGTGTTGTTTTCGTTGCCTTCCTTGAACACTTTCTCGACTTCGCTGATCATCGAGTCAAGTTCTTCATCACTATATCTTTCCCCTGACTCGTACTTGACACCAGCTGATCTGAATTTTTCGCGAATTTCTTTGATGTCTTCCGCGGTGAAGATTCCAAAGTAGGAAAGGAAAAAGTTGAGTGCTGTTATATAGTCTCCCTCGTTGATTTTTTGCAGGACTGCGGCTTTTAGCATCTCTCTCACGAGGTTATCCCTCTCATCAAACCTTTTCTCGATGTTTTCAGCCCCGAGAACATCGAACAGCATCTTTGCCCGCTCCCGTGGGTCTTCAATATCAATCTCGCCCCGGTTCACCTTCAATCTGAACTGTTTTGCATTTTTCATCATCTTTATAACCTGTTCGTCCCCCAAGAAGAAGATATAATTCCCAAGGACTTTCACCGCAGTCGCAACAATGTCAGAATAGCTGTAACTCTCCCCTAGTGCCATTTTGAGTTTTTTCTTGAACTCTTCGAGTAGAATATACGATTCTGGGGTTAATGTAACAACACCTTTTTTCTTTGCCACAACAACCACCGAGGAATCCTCGCTAAAAACACATATAAATCTTTTTGAAAATGCAGTTTTTTATGGTATGGATACTGTATTTTATGTCGCTACAACAACAGTGACCTTATCGAGCTCGGTTGTGGGTATTTGCTCAGGGAGCTCTGTTACAACAACAGTGTTTTCCACGACAACTGTCGTCTCAAAAAGCACAGCCCCCTCAGAATTCAATAGCCGCACGACGGTCGCCGCCCCGGGCTCAACACCCTCAAAGAGAAGCTGAAGCGCCGCTATTCGCCCCTCGTGGTCGAAAACAAAGTTCACTCGGGCTGTTGGGTGTTCCACCGAGGCAGAAGCCCAATCTGACCCATAACGGGCGCACAAGAGTAGAAGAAAGCCCACGAAGGCTTCCCTTTTCATCGGCATCACCCCCCGAGTGCGATTTCCTCAAGGGCGACCTCCTCGACGGCTTCAACCTCCACAAGCCTCTCCACGAGCTCCGGTTGCTCCTCGAGGTGGTGGACGAACTCGAAGATGAGCTTCCCGGCCTTCACAACCTCACTGAGCTTCTTCGTGCCGTAGCGGTCTCTCAAAGCCTTAATTGGGCACTTCCTCGCCCGCCCGAGGTCACAGTAATCGCAATAGTGGAGAGCGGGCTTCAGATAGCTCTCCTCGTCGAACCGCTCCACCACATCGGCGAGCTTCTGGAGGAGGGCTTCCCGCTTCTCATCGCTTAAAACGAGGCGGGAGAAGTGGCGGTTGGAGGGACGGACATTCAGGACGAACACCTCGTCGAAAAAGAGTGTGTAATACTTCAAAGTCAGATAGTCGTGCACCCATATCCACGATTTACCCCCAAACTCCAGCGAGCGCCCCTTATCCTTGATTTCGAAGCCAATTTCAACCCCGTCCCGGAAGAGGAGGACAAAATCAATAGTTGAGGTAAAACCGACCACCCGGCTGTTTTTGCTCTTAAAGGTGAGAACACAGCTCCTTTCCCAGTCTATCCGCTCCAGCTCGGGGTGTTTCTCTAAGAATTCATCGAGGTGGAGCCTGACGAAGTAGTTGAACACCGTGCCCCGCTTCCGCTTTTGGCGGAACTGGGCGAGCTCCTGACCGCCCCACCGGCCGGCGCCGGATCGGTGGGGGTTTTCCACCTGAAGGCGGCGGATAGCCTCCATTTTCTTAAATGCCTGCCATTCGCATCTTGCATAGGTTGAAAACGGAATGAGGTTTGTAGGGACTTTATGCTCATCTGAGAGGTCATCTTTAACAGCTTCCGCCTCGATACGGGCATATTCCTCGGCGGAAAGGGCATCGAGCCGCTCTTTCAGGTCGAGGACGAACGAGGCAAAAGCCCTCACAACGAGATGGTGCGCCTCGGAAACGGCCCGCGAGACGGGGGGAGCGGAGATGGTGATGCGGGACATTTTACTACCCAGTTAAGTAAATGACAAAAAGTGCTTAAAGGTGTGCACCGTGGTGCAGAAATGAAAGAAGAGGGGGGACGGCTGCCTCCGACCTCAATCCACCTCAACGACCGCGAGCTGGTAAATGGCGGTATGGTGGGGCTGGAGATAGAAGGTGGCCGTGTATCCGTCCCTTTCTGCAAAAACCGGCACATCTCTGGGGAATGCGAGGTAAAATGGCCTCGATACGGTGAAGTCCTCGACTTTGTGCGGCTTGTGATCCGTTTCTCCCCAGACCTCGATGGTGACGGTCGTGTTCGCCTCGGGGAAGTATGCATAGGTTGAATCGTTTTTGTAAGCCGCCAAGATGACCCTATCTCCGTCGCGGAGGTAGTGGGTGTCGTTATACTTGTCCACAACATACCAGTCCCAGATCATTGTGTTGTTCGCTACGGATACTGTAATTCTAACGAGGCGAGGAGCCGGGAGGTTGATTGTCCTCATCGAGGCGATTTCCACGACCTCAAAGCCCGGAAAGACCGCCCTGCTCCCGTCCACAATAACATCGGGCTTTACGAGCTCCAATTCCTTAGTGTGGGGCGGTTTCTTCTTTATCTGAAGAATAGCCTCTCCACCGCGGCAGTTGTAGAGGTAGATGCCATCCCCTGCATCTGGAAACGAGACATCACAATTGTTGATCGTGAGCTCGAAGGGAACTCTAATCGTGAAATTGGAGAGCAGTTTAGTGCCCTTCTCGATGGTGATGGCGCCGGGGGCGCCCGAACCCAGAATCAGCGGTTTCTCGGCGCTCGGGTGGACAACCAAGGCCGCTCCAGGGATTTTTTCAATTTGGCCAACTGGAGGCTTTATGTACTTATCTGCGCTACTGATCGTGAGTTTTAGCGCTTCTGTATCCGTAAGCCTAAACCCTAGGGCGACATCGTTCTCGGGGGCGGTCGGGTCGAGGACTTTCGATGCGGTGACTGCTGTTGTATCACCCTCGCTATGTACGATCGCGGTGGCGGTCGCAACGAGGAGAGTGAACAACACAGCTGAGAATATGAGCTTCTTCGTCGCCTTCAAGCTTTCACCAATAAGAAAATAGAAGAAGCGCTTTAAGACTCGGTATTCATCGGTGCGGTTGTGGGGGTGAGCCCAACAACAGCAAGTCCCATCGGCGCCCGCCCCCGGACGATTGCGACCGCCACGAGGTGATCTTTTCTAACGAAGCGGAGCTTCCAGTCAACCGAGGTGCCCAAATCGACTAGCAGAGAGCCGTCAATCCGGTAAACAAAGTCGGTGAAGGGGTCGCGGTGTTCGATGCGGGGCTTTCTGATGTCGAGCGACTGCCCCTCGGTTACGATACCCGACCACACGACGATTTTCTTCGCCTCAATCGTGAACCGCGGGAAGAAAAACGGCTCCTGACTGAAAAACGGCTCCGGAATTGGTTTATCACCCGGGTAGAGGTGGCACTCCGGGTAGCAGTAGAAATGTACTTCAGCCGGACGGTATTTTACGACCTTGTACATAATCTTCTCCTCACCGTCGATTTTCTCACCGTAGCGCCATATTGCCTTGAAATCGGGGGAAGCACCACGAGGCGGAAGATTTACGATGTAGTGGACTGCGACGACGAGGGCGAGCAGAACTATGGGTGCCGCGACGGCGAGTTTCGTCTTTGAGGCAGGTTTCTCCACATTATCACCATAGAAAAAGAATAGAACAAGTGGTTTAAGCCTCGCGGCTCAGCTTTCGACTGGGACAAATGCAATATTCACCACATCGTGATACCCATCGGGCTTCGCAAAGAGTACGATGTGG from Thermococcus sp. MAR1 includes these protein-coding regions:
- the gltA gene encoding NADPH-dependent glutamate synthase, with the translated sequence MARPKLIKERVPTPERPVEERVKSFVEVNLGYDFASAVKEAERCIQCPPEYAPCIKGCPVHINIPGFLKALRENADNPDEAVKNALRVIWNDNTLPAVTGRVCPQEDQCEAPCVMGKVGDPINIGKLERFVADYAREKGIDEELLCEFKESCTGTGGSVAVVGAGPAGLTCALELAKMGYKVTIFEALHEAGGVLMYGIPEFRLPKDILKTELEKLEKLGVEVKTNYIVGKTVTIEELLQEYDAVFIGTGAGTPKLLNIPGILLDRIYSANEFLTRVNLMKAYKFPEYDTPIAIGKKTIVIGAGNTAMDAARSALRLGSEVTIAYRRGREDMTARIEEIHHAEEEGVKFEFFLTPVEFIGDENGKIKAVKFEKMRPLEERDKRGKRKIVGTGEYVTLEADTVIIAIGLEPNRILVEASGFKANPDGTLIVDENLMTSIPGVFAGGDAIRGEATVILAMGDGKKAAKAIDAYIKQKKANA